A stretch of the Mesorhizobium huakuii genome encodes the following:
- a CDS encoding patatin-like phospholipase family protein gives MLERHRNKEAAATIAEISAQYDRIALVFQGGGALGAYQAGVYQALAEAGCEPSWLSGVSIGAINASIIAGNEPSRRLQRLEQFWQTISGRKIWSYTPEGDIYRDIRNRTSSWMTMTMGQPGFFKPRNPNPWFEPQGAEGATSFYDTAELKDTLESLIDFDVLNDGKKRLSVGAVNVRTGNFVYFDTDKVRIGPEHIMASGALPPAFPSVRIEGEYYWDGGIVSNTPLQYLLDQDEDRSSLVFQVDLFSARGVLPRSMPDVLSRHKDIMYSSRTRQNTDNFKRIHGLKMRLLDALKRVPKEQLTPAEEALIADYSDAGIVNIVHLIYQHKGYEGHAKDYEFSGTSMREHWETGLEDTQRTLRHRKWLTMPTNVDGVAIHDLHREDPT, from the coding sequence GTGCTTGAACGCCACCGAAACAAGGAAGCCGCCGCGACGATCGCGGAAATCTCGGCGCAATATGACCGCATCGCTTTGGTGTTCCAGGGCGGCGGCGCGCTCGGCGCCTATCAGGCCGGCGTCTATCAGGCGCTGGCCGAGGCCGGCTGCGAGCCGAGCTGGCTGTCCGGCGTGTCGATCGGCGCCATCAATGCCTCGATCATCGCCGGCAATGAACCCAGCCGCCGACTGCAGCGGCTCGAACAGTTCTGGCAGACCATCTCGGGCCGCAAGATCTGGTCGTACACGCCTGAAGGCGACATTTACCGCGACATCCGCAACCGCACCTCGTCGTGGATGACGATGACCATGGGCCAGCCCGGCTTCTTCAAGCCACGCAACCCCAATCCCTGGTTCGAGCCGCAGGGCGCCGAGGGTGCGACCAGCTTCTACGACACCGCTGAACTGAAAGACACGCTGGAGAGCCTCATCGACTTCGACGTGCTCAACGACGGCAAGAAACGGCTGAGTGTCGGCGCGGTCAACGTGCGGACAGGCAATTTCGTCTATTTCGACACCGACAAGGTGCGCATCGGACCCGAGCACATCATGGCCAGCGGCGCGCTGCCGCCGGCCTTTCCATCGGTGCGCATCGAAGGCGAGTATTACTGGGATGGCGGCATCGTCTCCAACACGCCGCTGCAATATCTGCTTGACCAGGACGAGGACCGTTCGTCGCTGGTGTTCCAGGTCGACCTGTTCAGCGCTCGCGGCGTGCTGCCGCGCAGCATGCCGGACGTGCTGTCGCGCCACAAGGACATCATGTATTCCAGCCGCACGCGCCAGAACACCGACAATTTCAAGCGCATCCATGGCCTGAAGATGCGCCTGCTCGATGCGTTGAAGCGCGTGCCGAAGGAGCAACTGACGCCGGCGGAAGAAGCGCTGATCGCCGACTATTCCGATGCCGGCATCGTCAACATCGTGCACCTCATCTACCAGCACAAAGGCTATGAGGGGCATGCCAAGGACTACGAATTCTCCGGGACCTCGATGCGCGAGCATTGGGAGACCGGCCTGGAAGACACGCAGCGCACCTTGCGCCATCGCAAGTGGCTGACGATGCCGACCAATGTCGATGGCGTTGCCATCCACGATCTGCACCGCGAAGACCCGACCTGA
- a CDS encoding MFS transporter, with translation MTVEAVSPAIVSSRDAWRGLLWFAPLTSLWLLVIYRWPAIPATGVPTTAHQLAAHGLIALGLWLGLEHTSLTPAQRRTTWLAIMIPDTLWLAFAWSAAINGVFHAGTVSFPVLPSAIFLPVIIGAPLLLLSKRIGLVLDAMPASWLVMLQLYRVFGTWAIAAWLRGALPGAFAAPAGIGDMLTGLFALPAAMAVATGTDKGRRAATLWNILGLADFAVAITMGIITSPGPWQLIVPDVQSIGAGDYPGVLTPAFVVPSSIMLHILSLRQLRRRNRAEVARR, from the coding sequence ATGACCGTCGAAGCTGTTTCACCTGCTATCGTTTCATCGCGTGACGCCTGGCGCGGCCTGCTCTGGTTTGCGCCGCTCACCTCGCTTTGGCTCCTGGTGATCTACAGATGGCCAGCGATCCCGGCCACTGGCGTTCCGACCACGGCCCACCAGCTCGCAGCCCACGGGCTCATCGCGCTGGGATTATGGCTCGGCCTCGAACACACGAGCCTGACGCCAGCTCAACGCCGCACGACCTGGCTGGCGATCATGATCCCGGACACGCTGTGGCTCGCCTTCGCCTGGAGCGCCGCGATCAACGGCGTCTTTCACGCCGGCACTGTGTCTTTTCCGGTATTGCCATCGGCGATCTTCCTACCGGTGATCATCGGGGCGCCGCTCTTGCTGCTCTCGAAGCGGATCGGGCTAGTGCTCGATGCCATGCCAGCGAGCTGGCTCGTCATGCTTCAGCTTTACCGCGTATTCGGCACGTGGGCTATCGCGGCCTGGCTGCGCGGTGCGCTGCCCGGCGCGTTCGCAGCGCCGGCAGGCATCGGCGACATGCTGACCGGATTGTTCGCGTTGCCGGCTGCGATGGCAGTTGCGACCGGGACAGACAAAGGCCGGAGGGCGGCAACTCTCTGGAACATCCTCGGGCTTGCCGACTTCGCCGTTGCGATCACCATGGGCATAATCACCTCGCCCGGCCCATGGCAGTTGATTGTCCCCGATGTGCAGAGCATCGGCGCAGGCGATTATCCGGGTGTGCTGACCCCTGCTTTCGTGGTGCCAAGCTCGATCATGCTACACATATTGTCGCTACGCCAGCTGCGCCGCCGTAACAGGGCGGAAGTTGCGCGGCGGTAG
- a CDS encoding inorganic phosphate transporter, protein MVDIISSEAGIPRPDHPLDSSGSAKWFLPAFGVLVLVGVVYVGYALSQDLAVAKTVPWILLGIALLIALGFEFVNGFHDTANAVATVIYTRSLPAEFAVMWSGAFNFLGVLTSSGAVAFGILSLLPVELILQVGSSSGFAMVFALLVAAILWNLGTWFLGLPASSSHTMVGSIIGVGLANQFMAPAGSATSGVDWSQATNVGITLLVSPIIGFFAAAILLYAMKLLVRNPALYEAPKGNAPPPWWIRALLIFTCTGVSFAHGSNDGQKGMGLIMLILIGVVPTAYALNRTPDINYLEAYKAASVSVETALGKYVKPGVTVADAKAAKAAVQDAVRTRTWSDQTTVALQTYIHNTTASLQPYASVDNVPTDLVSNARNDIYLIGEALKLIDKKKLLPMQDADLKAVTDYHKAVDNATKFIPIWVKVAVALALGLGTMVGWKRIVVTVGEKIGKSHLTYGQGAAAELVAMVTIGMADRLGLPVSTTHVLSSGVAGTMAANGSGLQWSTVRNLLLAWVLTLPCSIALAFTLFIIFRQVF, encoded by the coding sequence ATGGTGGACATAATTTCCAGTGAGGCGGGCATTCCGAGACCGGATCATCCGCTGGATAGTTCGGGCAGCGCCAAGTGGTTCTTGCCGGCCTTCGGCGTGCTGGTGCTGGTCGGCGTGGTCTATGTCGGCTACGCGCTGAGCCAGGATCTGGCGGTGGCCAAGACCGTGCCGTGGATCCTGCTCGGCATCGCCTTGCTGATCGCGCTCGGCTTCGAATTCGTCAATGGTTTCCATGACACCGCCAATGCGGTGGCGACCGTCATTTACACGCGCTCCCTGCCGGCCGAATTCGCCGTCATGTGGTCCGGCGCCTTCAATTTCCTCGGCGTTCTCACCTCCAGCGGTGCGGTCGCCTTCGGCATCCTGTCGCTGCTGCCCGTCGAACTGATCCTGCAGGTCGGCTCCTCCTCCGGCTTTGCCATGGTGTTCGCGCTGCTGGTCGCCGCCATCCTGTGGAACCTCGGCACCTGGTTCCTCGGCCTGCCGGCCTCAAGCTCGCACACGATGGTCGGCTCGATCATCGGCGTCGGCCTCGCCAACCAGTTCATGGCACCGGCCGGCAGCGCCACCAGCGGCGTTGACTGGTCGCAGGCGACCAATGTCGGCATCACCCTCCTGGTGTCGCCGATCATCGGCTTCTTCGCCGCGGCGATCCTGCTCTATGCGATGAAGCTTCTGGTTCGCAATCCGGCGCTCTACGAAGCGCCGAAAGGCAACGCGCCGCCGCCCTGGTGGATCCGTGCCTTGCTGATCTTCACCTGCACCGGCGTCAGCTTCGCGCATGGCTCCAATGACGGCCAGAAGGGCATGGGCCTGATCATGCTGATCCTGATCGGCGTCGTGCCGACGGCCTATGCGCTGAACCGTACGCCCGACATCAACTATCTCGAAGCCTACAAGGCGGCTTCGGTCAGCGTCGAGACCGCGCTGGGGAAATACGTCAAGCCCGGTGTCACCGTCGCCGATGCCAAGGCCGCCAAGGCAGCCGTCCAGGATGCCGTGCGCACCCGGACCTGGAGTGACCAGACGACGGTCGCTCTGCAGACCTACATCCACAACACGACCGCTTCGCTGCAGCCCTACGCATCGGTCGACAACGTGCCGACCGATCTTGTCAGCAACGCCCGCAACGACATCTATCTGATCGGCGAGGCGCTCAAGCTGATCGACAAGAAGAAGCTGCTGCCGATGCAGGACGCCGACCTGAAGGCGGTCACCGACTACCACAAGGCCGTCGACAATGCGACGAAGTTCATTCCGATCTGGGTGAAGGTCGCGGTCGCGCTGGCGTTGGGCCTCGGCACGATGGTCGGCTGGAAACGCATCGTCGTCACTGTCGGCGAGAAGATCGGCAAGAGCCATCTGACCTATGGCCAGGGCGCGGCGGCCGAGCTGGTGGCGATGGTGACCATCGGCATGGCCGACCGGCTCGGGCTGCCGGTGTCGACAACCCATGTGCTGTCATCGGGCGTCGCCGGAACGATGGCCGCCAACGGCTCGGGCCTGCAATGGTCGACAGTGCGCAATCTTTTGCTGGCCTGGGTTCTGACCCTGCCATGCTCGATAGCGCTCGCCTTCACGCTGTTCATCATCTTTCGCCAGGTGTTCTGA
- a CDS encoding ROK family transcriptional regulator — MDDISPIRAKSGTNQEGTSAHNRRVMIEALRLNGALSRADLARATQLTKQAVSNIIEDLESDGLVVALDAVRKGRGQPSTPYRLVPEGAFAIGLHIDRHLTRAVAVDLVGSVLARAEANLPFDEPSKGVEIILELIAGVRRDLAGISAQSEKRLVGLGVAMPGPFGLKDSDDKWMMPAWQKFPLLETLAKGTGLNVGLQNDAAACATAERIVGAAHGVDHAVCLYVGYGIGAGLILNGELYSGGHGNAGEIGMALLAPAGPGSTPLEHRASLASLYQHLGLNPADSDIYEQMNALVLAENPRMMVWIDGAAHDLRWSVHLIETIFDPQTVILTSGAPEALARRLVEAMHPLLPSIADRPGRMLPRLQLGTTDPWSIALGAAAAPISRAFDPLFSAILKTSPGAG; from the coding sequence GTGGATGACATCAGCCCGATCCGCGCCAAAAGCGGCACCAACCAGGAAGGCACCAGCGCGCACAACCGCCGGGTCATGATCGAGGCGCTGCGCCTCAACGGCGCCCTGTCACGCGCCGATCTGGCGCGGGCGACGCAGCTCACCAAGCAGGCGGTCTCCAACATCATCGAGGATCTCGAAAGCGACGGCCTGGTCGTCGCGCTCGATGCGGTGCGCAAGGGCAGGGGGCAACCGTCGACCCCCTACAGGCTGGTGCCAGAAGGCGCCTTCGCCATCGGCCTGCATATCGACCGCCATCTGACGCGCGCGGTCGCCGTCGACCTGGTGGGCAGCGTGCTGGCGCGGGCCGAGGCGAACCTGCCTTTCGATGAGCCGTCGAAGGGCGTCGAGATCATCCTCGAGCTGATCGCAGGTGTCCGCCGCGACCTGGCCGGCATTTCGGCCCAGTCGGAAAAACGGCTGGTCGGTCTCGGCGTCGCCATGCCCGGTCCTTTCGGCCTGAAGGATTCCGACGACAAATGGATGATGCCGGCCTGGCAGAAATTTCCGCTGCTGGAGACGCTGGCCAAAGGCACGGGGCTGAATGTCGGCCTGCAGAATGACGCCGCGGCCTGCGCCACGGCGGAGCGCATCGTCGGCGCCGCGCACGGCGTCGACCACGCGGTCTGCCTTTATGTCGGTTACGGCATCGGCGCCGGACTGATCCTCAATGGCGAGCTCTACAGCGGCGGCCATGGCAATGCCGGCGAAATCGGCATGGCGCTGCTGGCGCCGGCCGGCCCCGGCTCGACGCCGCTCGAGCATCGCGCCTCGCTGGCCTCGCTCTACCAGCATCTCGGCCTCAACCCGGCGGACAGCGATATCTACGAACAGATGAACGCCCTGGTGTTGGCCGAGAACCCCAGGATGATGGTCTGGATCGATGGTGCGGCGCATGATCTGCGCTGGAGCGTGCATCTCATCGAAACGATCTTCGACCCGCAGACCGTCATCCTGACAAGCGGCGCGCCGGAAGCGCTGGCGCGCCGGCTGGTCGAGGCGATGCACCCGTTGCTACCATCGATCGCCGACCGGCCCGGAAGGATGCTGCCTCGCCTTCAGCTTGGCACCACCGATCCCTGGTCGATCGCGCTTGGTGCGGCCGCGGCACCGATCAGCCGTGCCTTCGATCCGCTGTTCTCGGCGATCCTGAAGACAAGTCCCGGTGCTGGATGA
- a CDS encoding extracellular solute-binding protein, giving the protein MLKTITKTLVGAVFAGGLLVPHAFAETTLNALFMAQAAYSEADVRAMTDAFTKANPDVKVNLEFVPYEGLHDKTVLAQGSGGGYDVVLFDVIWPAEYATNKVLVDVSSKITDDMKKGVLPGAWTTVQYDGKYYGMPWILDTKYLFYNKEILEKAGIKTPPKTWEELGAQAKIIQDKGLLKTPIAWSWSQAEAAICDYTTLVSAYGGDFLKDGKPDFQNGGGLSALKYMVDSYKSGLTNPNSKEFLEEDVRKVFENGDAAFALNWTYMYNMANDPKDSKVVGKVGVVPAPGVTGISDVSAVNGSMGLGVTAVSKHPDEAWKYIAFMTSQATQNQYAKLSLPIWASSYDDPAVTKGQEELIAAAKLGLAAMYPRPTTPKYQELSTALQQAIQESLLGQSSPEDALNTAAKNSGL; this is encoded by the coding sequence ATGCTTAAGACAATCACCAAGACACTGGTCGGCGCGGTCTTCGCCGGAGGACTGCTCGTCCCTCACGCTTTCGCCGAGACGACGCTCAACGCGCTTTTCATGGCGCAGGCCGCCTACAGCGAGGCCGACGTGCGCGCCATGACGGATGCCTTCACCAAGGCCAACCCGGACGTCAAGGTCAATCTCGAATTCGTCCCCTATGAAGGCCTGCACGACAAGACGGTGCTGGCTCAGGGTTCAGGCGGCGGCTACGACGTCGTGCTGTTCGACGTCATCTGGCCGGCCGAATACGCCACCAACAAGGTGCTGGTCGACGTCTCGTCGAAGATCACCGACGACATGAAGAAGGGCGTGCTGCCCGGCGCCTGGACCACCGTCCAGTATGACGGCAAGTACTATGGCATGCCCTGGATCCTCGACACCAAATACCTGTTCTACAACAAGGAAATCCTGGAAAAGGCCGGCATCAAGACGCCGCCGAAGACCTGGGAAGAGCTCGGCGCGCAGGCCAAGATCATCCAGGACAAGGGCCTGCTGAAGACGCCGATCGCCTGGAGCTGGTCGCAGGCCGAAGCCGCGATCTGCGACTACACCACGCTGGTCAGCGCCTATGGCGGCGATTTCCTCAAGGACGGCAAGCCGGACTTCCAGAATGGCGGCGGCCTCTCGGCGCTGAAATACATGGTCGACAGCTACAAGTCCGGCCTCACCAACCCGAATTCCAAGGAATTCTTGGAAGAGGACGTGCGCAAGGTCTTTGAGAACGGCGACGCCGCCTTCGCGCTGAACTGGACCTACATGTACAACATGGCCAACGATCCGAAGGACTCGAAGGTCGTGGGCAAGGTCGGCGTCGTGCCGGCACCCGGCGTCACCGGCATCAGCGACGTGTCGGCCGTCAACGGCTCGATGGGCCTTGGCGTCACCGCAGTCTCCAAGCATCCGGACGAAGCCTGGAAGTACATCGCCTTCATGACCTCGCAGGCGACGCAGAACCAGTATGCCAAGCTCTCGCTGCCGATCTGGGCCTCGTCCTATGACGACCCGGCCGTCACCAAGGGCCAGGAGGAGCTGATCGCCGCTGCCAAGCTCGGCCTGGCCGCCATGTATCCGCGTCCGACCACACCGAAATACCAGGAGCTGTCGACCGCGCTGCAGCAGGCGATCCAGGAATCGCTGCTCGGTCAGTCTTCGCCGGAAGACGCCTTGAACACCGCTGCGAAGAACAGCGGCCTCTAA
- a CDS encoding carbohydrate ABC transporter permease, producing the protein MSGTWMTTRAWLLMLPLLVVMVAVIGWPLVDTVNLSFTDAKLVGTGGNYVGFDNYTNMLSSSNFSRTLVTTTLFAVISVAAEMVIGVLAALLLNQQFHGRAVLRALMILPWALPTVVNATLWRLIYNPEYGALNAALTQLNLIDAYRSWLGEPGTALAALIVADCWKNFPLVALIALAALQAVPRDITAASLVDGAGPFNRFRFVILPYLAGPLMVALVLRTIEAFKVFDIIWVMTRGGPANSTRTLSILVYQEAFSFQRAGSGASLALIVTLLVTVLAVAYAALVRKTAGSAA; encoded by the coding sequence ATGTCGGGCACCTGGATGACGACCCGTGCCTGGCTCTTGATGCTGCCGCTGCTCGTGGTCATGGTCGCCGTCATCGGCTGGCCGCTGGTCGATACGGTCAACTTGTCCTTCACCGACGCCAAGCTGGTCGGCACCGGCGGCAATTACGTCGGCTTCGACAACTACACCAACATGCTGTCGAGCTCGAACTTTTCGCGCACGCTGGTGACCACGACACTGTTCGCGGTCATTTCCGTTGCAGCCGAAATGGTGATCGGCGTTCTCGCCGCCCTTCTGCTCAATCAGCAGTTCCACGGCCGCGCCGTCCTGCGCGCTTTGATGATTCTACCCTGGGCACTGCCGACGGTGGTCAACGCCACGCTGTGGCGGCTCATCTACAATCCCGAATATGGCGCGCTGAACGCGGCCTTGACGCAGCTCAATCTCATCGACGCCTACCGCTCGTGGCTGGGCGAGCCGGGCACGGCGCTGGCGGCGCTGATCGTCGCCGACTGCTGGAAGAACTTTCCGCTGGTGGCATTGATCGCGCTCGCCGCATTGCAGGCGGTGCCGCGCGACATCACCGCCGCCTCGCTTGTCGATGGCGCGGGACCATTCAACCGCTTCCGCTTCGTCATCCTGCCCTATCTCGCCGGCCCGCTGATGGTGGCGCTGGTGCTGCGCACCATCGAGGCCTTCAAGGTCTTCGACATCATCTGGGTGATGACCCGCGGCGGCCCTGCCAACAGCACGCGCACGCTGTCGATCCTCGTCTACCAGGAGGCTTTCTCCTTCCAGCGCGCCGGCTCCGGCGCATCGCTGGCGCTGATCGTCACCTTGCTCGTCACCGTGCTGGCCGTCGCCTATGCGGCGCTGGTGAGGAAGACCGCCGGGAGTGCCGCCTGA